A genomic segment from Leopardus geoffroyi isolate Oge1 chromosome A2, O.geoffroyi_Oge1_pat1.0, whole genome shotgun sequence encodes:
- the PLIN4 gene encoding perilipin-4 isoform X1 translates to MSAQDEGGRDPPKPKGKTLGSFLGSLPGFSSARNLVASAHSSAREVRPVADPAGASAQPQAQAAANLEQTAGGEKQRPPSDKMTSGAKDLVSSKMSKTKDTISSGMANVVDTAQGVVHGGLGMTQSALSGAKETVASGVTGAVGVAKGTVQTGLDTSKTVLTGTKDTVCSGVTAAMNVAKGAVQTGLDTSKTVLTGTKDTLSTGLTGALGMAKGTVQTGLDTTKNIVTGTKDTVSAGVTGAVTMAKGTVQTGLDTSKTVLTGTKDTLSTGLTGALGMAKGTVQTGLDTTKNIVTGTKDTVSAGVTGAVNMAKGTVQTGLDTSKTILTGTKDTVSTGLSGAMNMAKGTVQTGLDTTKAVLTGTKDTVCSGVTGAMNVAKGAVQTGLDTSKTVLTGTKDTLSTGLTGALGMAKGTVQTGLDTTKNIVTGTKDTVSAGVTGAVTMAKGTVQTGLDTTKNIVTGTKDTVSAGVTGAVNMAKGTVQTGLDTSKTVLTGTKDTLSTGLTGALGMAKGTVQTGLDTTKNIVTGTKDTVCSGVTGAMNVAKGAVQTGLDTSKTVLTGTKDTLSTGLTGALGMAKGTVQTGLETTKNIVTGTKDTVSAGVTGAVTMAKGTVQTGLDTSKTILTGTKDTLSTGLTGALGMAKGTVQTGLDTTKNIVTGTKDTVSAGVTGAVNMAKGTVQTGLDTSKTILTGTKDTVSAGLSGAMNMAKGTVQTGLDTSKTILTGTKDTVSTGLSGAMNMAKGTVQTGLDTTKNIVTGTKDTVCSGVTGAMNVAKGAVQTGLDTSKTVLTGTKDTLSTGLTGALGMAKGTVQTGLDTSKTVLTGTKDTLSTGLTGALVMAKGTVQTGLDTTKNIVTGTKDTVSAGVTGAVNMAKGTVQTGLDTSKTILTGTKDTLSTGLTGALGMTKGTVQTGLDITKNIVTGTKDTMAAGVTGAGNVAKGAVQTGLGTIQNWLPGTRDPVWGGLTSSSAPRKGGEALSPGVSSAPATLGAGLDLVREATAEATRPQGATLGREDAGHVATAHGHEGPTSFATLRDELKELGDVFRPLDAEEQAQLAASEPEPRVLTADQRSYFVRLSDLAPGFRQRAFEHALSHLQHGQFQARAALAQLEDVFKLIQKAERAPEGQSPPDQGPSSRAEEGATQEVPDAGALSKACSLIQQLHVAYSSLASGLQGLPEELQQRVGRARHSLCELYGLVSSASSVQQLPAERLARSHEGVGRAWQELEQMLDSVQHGPPLCWLVGPFALPPGGQRL, encoded by the exons ATGTCTGCCCAAGATGAAGGAGGCCGGGATCCTCCCAAACCCAAGGGCAAG ACCCTGGGAAGTTTCTTGGGGTCCCTGCCTGGCTTCAGTTCTGCCCGGAACCTCGTGGCCAGCGCCCACAGTTCTGCGAGAGAGGTCCGGCCGGTCGCCGACCCTGCGGGTGCGTCCGCGCAGCCCCAGGCTCAGG CAGCCGCCAACCTGGAGCAGACGGCCGGCGGGGAGAAGCAGCGGCCGCCTTCAGATAAG ATGACCTCTGGGGCAAAGGACCTGGTGAGCTCCAAGATGAGTAAGACCAAGGACACCATCTCCTCTGGGATGGCCAACGTGGTGGACACAGCTCAAGGTGTGGTGCACGGAGGCCTGGGCATGACCCAGTCTGCCCTCTCAGGTGCCAAGGAGACTGTGGCCAGTGGCGTCACAGGGGCAGTGGGTGTGGCTAAGGGCACGGTCCAGACCGGCCTGGACACTTCAAAGACCGTCCTGACAGGCACCAAGGACACCGTGTGCAGTGGGGTGACTGCAGCCATGAATGTGGCCAAAGGGGCTGTCCAGACCGGCCTGGACACTTCAAAGACCGTCCTGACGGGCACCAAGGACACCCTATCTACTGGGCTCACAGGCGCACTGGGCATGGCCAAGGGCACCGTCCAGACCGGCCTGGACACCACCAAGAATATTGTCACAGGCACCAAAGACACCGTGTCCGCTGGGGTGACAGGGGCAGTGACCATGGCCAAGGGCACCGTCCAGACCGGCCTGGACACTTCAAAGACCGTCCTGACGGGCACCAAGGACACCCTGTCTACTGGGCTCACAGGCGCACTGGGCATGGCCAAGGGCACCGTCCAGACCGGCCTGGACACCACCAAGAATATTGTCACAGGCACTAAAGACACAGTGTCCGCTGGGGTGACAGGGGCAGTGAAC ATGGCCAAGGGCACCGTCCAGACCGGCCTGGACACTTCAAAGACCATCCTGACGGGTACCAAGGACACTGTGTCCACGGGGCTCTCGGGGGCAATGAACATGGCCAAGGGCACCGTCCAGACTGGCCTGGACACCACCAAGGCTGTCCTGACAGGCACCAAGGACACCGTGTGCAGTGGGGTGACTGGAGCCATGAATGTGGCCAAAGGGGCTGTCCAGACCGGCCTGGACACTTCAAAGACCGTCCTGACGGGCACCAAGGACACCCTATCTACTGGGCTCACAGGTGCACTGGGCATGGCCAAGGGCACGGTCCAGACCGGCCTGGACACCACCAAGAATATTGTCACAGGCACCAAAGACACCGTGTCCGCTGGGGTGACAGGGGCAGTGACCATGGCCAAGGGCACGGTCCAGACCGGCCTGGACACCACCAAGAATATTGTCACAGGCACCAAAGACACCGTGTCCGCTGGGGTGACAGGGGCAGTGAACATGGCCAAGGGCACGGTCCAGACCGGCCTGGACACTTCAAAGACCGTCCTGACGGGCACCAAGGACACCCTGTCTACTGGGCTCACAGGTGCACTGGGCATGGCCAAGGGCACCGTCCAGACCGGCCTGGACACCACCAAGAATATTGTCACAGGCACCAAAGACACCGTGTGCAGTGGGGTGACTGGAGCCATGAATGTGGCCAAAGGGGCTGTCCAGACCGGCCTGGACACTTCAAAGACCGTCCTGACGGGCACCAAGGACACCCTATCTACTGGGCTCACAGGCGCACTGGGCATGGCCAAGGGCACCGTCCAGACTGGCCTGGAAACCACCAAGAATATTGTCACAGGCACCAAAGACACCGTGTCCGCTGGGGTGACAGGGGCAGTGACCATGGCCAAGGGCACGGTCCAGACCGGCCTGGACACTTCAAAGACCATCCTGACGGGCACCAAG GACACCCTATCTACTGGGCTCACAGGCGCACTGGGCATGGCCAAGGGCACCGTCCAGACCGGCCTGGACACCACCAAGAATATTGTCACAGGCACCAAAGACACCGTGTCCGCTGGGGTGACAGGGGCAGTGAACATGGCCAAGGGCACCGTCCAGACCGGCCTGGACACTTCAAAGACCATCCTGACGGGTACCAAGGACACTGTGTCCGCGGGGCTCTCTGGGGCAATGAACATGGCCAAGGGCACCGTCCAGACCGGCCTGGACACTTCAAAGACCATCCTGACGGGTACCAAGGACACTGTGTCCACGGGGCTCTCGGGGGCAATGAACATGGCCAAGGGCACCGTCCAGACTGGCCTGGACACCACCAAGAATATTGTCACAGGCACCAAAGACACCGTGTGCAGTGGGGTGACTGGAGCCATGAATGTGGCCAAAGGGGCTGTCCAGACCGGCCTGGACACTTCAAAGACCGTCCTGACGGGCACCAAGGACACCCTGTCTACTGGGCTCACAGGTGCACTGGGC ATGGCCAAGGGCACCGTCCAGACCGGCCTGGACACTTCAAAGACCGTCCTGACGGGCACCAAGGACACCCTATCTACTGGGCTCACAGGCGCACTGGTCATGGCCAAGGGCACGGTCCAGACCGGCCTGGACACCACCAAGAATATTGTCACAGGCACCAAAGACACCGTGTCCGCTGGGGTGACAGGGGCAGTGAACATGGCCAAGGGCACCGTCCAGACCGGCCTGGACACTTCAAAGACCATCCTGACGG GCACCAAGGACACCCTATCTACTGGGCTCACAGGCGCACTGGGCATGACCAAGGGCACCGTCCAGACCGGCCTGGACATCACCAAGAATATTGTCACAGGCACCAAAGACACAATGGCCGCTGGGGTGACAGGGGCAGGGAACGTGGCCAAGGGGGCAGTGCAGACTGGTCTCGGCACCATCCAGAACTGGTTACCTGGCACCCGGGACCCTGTGTGGGGTGGACTCACCAGTTCCAGTGCCCCCCGCAAAGGAGGGGAAGCTCTGTCCCCCGGAGTATCTAGCGCCCCGGCCACACTTGGTGCAGGCCTGGACCTTGTCCGGGAAGCCACCGCTGAAGCAACACGTCCCCAGGGGGCCACCCTGGGCAGGGAGGATGCGGGGCACGTGGCCACCGCGCACGGCCACGAAGGACCCACGAGCTTCGCGACACTCCGGGACGAGCTGAAGGAGCTGGGGGATGTCTTCCGGCCCCTGGATGCCGAGGAGCAAG CCCAGCTTGCCGCCTCCGAGCCTGAGCCAAGGGTGCTCACGGCCGACCAGCGCAGCTACTTTGTGCGTCTGAGCGACCTGGCCCCCGGCTTCCGCCAGCGGGCTTTTGAGCACGCCCTGAGCCACCTGCAACACGGCCAGTTCCAGGCCAGGGCCGCGCTGGCCCAGCTGGAGGACGTCTTCAAGCTG ATTCAGAAGGCCGAGCGGGCTCCAGAGGGCCAGTCACCTCCAGACCAGGGTCCGAGCAGCAGAGCGGAGGAAGGCGCGACGCAAGAG GTGCCGGACGCCGGGGCCCTGTCCAAGGCCTGCAGCCTCATCCAGCAGCTCCACGTGGCCTACAGCTCCCTGGCCTCCGGCCTCCAGGGCCTCCCCGAGGAGCTCCAGCAGCGTGTCGGGCGGGCGCGGCACAGCCTGTGTGAGCTCTACGGCCTGGTCTCCTCGGCCAGCTCGGTCCAGCAGCTGCCGGCAGAGCGCCTGGCCCGGAGCCACGAGGGCGTGGGCCGGGCCTGGCAAGAGCTGGAGCAGATGCTGGACAGCGTGCAGCACGGCCCGCCGCTCTGCTGGCTGGTGGGGCCCTTCGCCCTGCCGCCCGGCGGGCAGCGGCTGTAG
- the PLIN4 gene encoding perilipin-4 isoform X7, whose product MSAQDEGGRDPPKPKGKTLGSFLGSLPGFSSARNLVASAHSSAREVRPVADPAGASAQPQAQAAANLEQTAGGEKQRPPSDKMTSGAKDLVSSKMSKTKDTISSGMANVVDTAQGVVHGGLGMTQSALSGAKETVASGVTGAVGVAKGTVQTGLDTSKTVLTGTKDTVCSGVTAAMNVAKGAVQTGLDTSKTVLTGTKDTLSTGLTGALGMAKGTVQTGLDTTKNIVTGTKDTVSAGVTGAVTMAKGTVQTGLDTSKTVLTGTKDTLSTGLTGALGMAKGTVQTGLDTTKNIVTGTKDTVSAGVTGAVNMAKGTVQTGLDTSKTILTGTKDTVSTGLSGAMNMAKGTVQTGLDTTKAVLTGTKDTVCSGVTGAMNVAKGAVQTGLDTSKTVLTGTKDTLSTGLTGALGMAKGTVQTGLDTTKNIVTGTKDTVSAGVTGAVTMAKGTVQTGLDTSKTVLTGTKDTLSTGLTGALGMAKGTVQTGLDTTKNIVTGTKDTVSAGVTGAVNMAKGTVQTGLDTSKTILTGTKDTVSAGLSGAMNMAKGTVQTGLDTSKTILTGTKDTVSTGLSGAMNMAKGTVQTGLDTTKNIVTGTKDTVCSGVTGAMNVAKGAVQTGLDTSKTVLTGTKDTLSTGLTGALGMAKGTVQTGLDTSKTVLTGTKDTLSTGLTGALVMAKGTVQTGLDTTKNIVTGTKDTVSAGVTGAVNMAKGTVQTGLDTSKTILTGTKDTLSTGLTGALGMTKGTVQTGLDITKNIVTGTKDTMAAGVTGAGNVAKGAVQTGLGTIQNWLPGTRDPVWGGLTSSSAPRKGGEALSPGVSSAPATLGAGLDLVREATAEATRPQGATLGREDAGHVATAHGHEGPTSFATLRDELKELGDVFRPLDAEEQAQLAASEPEPRVLTADQRSYFVRLSDLAPGFRQRAFEHALSHLQHGQFQARAALAQLEDVFKLIQKAERAPEGQSPPDQGPSSRAEEGATQEVPDAGALSKACSLIQQLHVAYSSLASGLQGLPEELQQRVGRARHSLCELYGLVSSASSVQQLPAERLARSHEGVGRAWQELEQMLDSVQHGPPLCWLVGPFALPPGGQRL is encoded by the exons ATGTCTGCCCAAGATGAAGGAGGCCGGGATCCTCCCAAACCCAAGGGCAAG ACCCTGGGAAGTTTCTTGGGGTCCCTGCCTGGCTTCAGTTCTGCCCGGAACCTCGTGGCCAGCGCCCACAGTTCTGCGAGAGAGGTCCGGCCGGTCGCCGACCCTGCGGGTGCGTCCGCGCAGCCCCAGGCTCAGG CAGCCGCCAACCTGGAGCAGACGGCCGGCGGGGAGAAGCAGCGGCCGCCTTCAGATAAG ATGACCTCTGGGGCAAAGGACCTGGTGAGCTCCAAGATGAGTAAGACCAAGGACACCATCTCCTCTGGGATGGCCAACGTGGTGGACACAGCTCAAGGTGTGGTGCACGGAGGCCTGGGCATGACCCAGTCTGCCCTCTCAGGTGCCAAGGAGACTGTGGCCAGTGGCGTCACAGGGGCAGTGGGTGTGGCTAAGGGCACGGTCCAGACCGGCCTGGACACTTCAAAGACCGTCCTGACAGGCACCAAGGACACCGTGTGCAGTGGGGTGACTGCAGCCATGAATGTGGCCAAAGGGGCTGTCCAGACCGGCCTGGACACTTCAAAGACCGTCCTGACGGGCACCAAGGACACCCTATCTACTGGGCTCACAGGCGCACTGGGCATGGCCAAGGGCACCGTCCAGACCGGCCTGGACACCACCAAGAATATTGTCACAGGCACCAAAGACACCGTGTCCGCTGGGGTGACAGGGGCAGTGACCATGGCCAAGGGCACCGTCCAGACCGGCCTGGACACTTCAAAGACCGTCCTGACGGGCACCAAGGACACCCTGTCTACTGGGCTCACAGGCGCACTGGGCATGGCCAAGGGCACCGTCCAGACCGGCCTGGACACCACCAAGAATATTGTCACAGGCACTAAAGACACAGTGTCCGCTGGGGTGACAGGGGCAGTGAAC ATGGCCAAGGGCACCGTCCAGACCGGCCTGGACACTTCAAAGACCATCCTGACGGGTACCAAGGACACTGTGTCCACGGGGCTCTCGGGGGCAATGAACATGGCCAAGGGCACCGTCCAGACTGGCCTGGACACCACCAAGGCTGTCCTGACAGGCACCAAGGACACCGTGTGCAGTGGGGTGACTGGAGCCATGAATGTGGCCAAAGGGGCTGTCCAGACCGGCCTGGACACTTCAAAGACCGTCCTGACGGGCACCAAGGACACCCTATCTACTGGGCTCACAGGTGCACTGGGCATGGCCAAGGGCACGGTCCAGACCGGCCTGGACACCACCAAGAATATTGTCACAGGCACCAAAGACACCGTGTCCGCTGGGGTGACAGGGGCAGTGACC ATGGCCAAGGGCACCGTCCAGACCGGCCTGGACACTTCAAAGACCGTCCTGACGGGCACCAAGGACACCCTATCTACTGGGCTCACAGGCGCACTGGGCATGGCCAAGGGCACCGTCCAGACCGGCCTGGACACCACCAAGAATATTGTCACAGGCACCAAAGACACCGTGTCCGCTGGGGTGACAGGGGCAGTGAACATGGCCAAGGGCACCGTCCAGACCGGCCTGGACACTTCAAAGACCATCCTGACGGGTACCAAGGACACTGTGTCCGCGGGGCTCTCTGGGGCAATGAACATGGCCAAGGGCACCGTCCAGACCGGCCTGGACACTTCAAAGACCATCCTGACGGGTACCAAGGACACTGTGTCCACGGGGCTCTCGGGGGCAATGAACATGGCCAAGGGCACCGTCCAGACTGGCCTGGACACCACCAAGAATATTGTCACAGGCACCAAAGACACCGTGTGCAGTGGGGTGACTGGAGCCATGAATGTGGCCAAAGGGGCTGTCCAGACCGGCCTGGACACTTCAAAGACCGTCCTGACGGGCACCAAGGACACCCTGTCTACTGGGCTCACAGGTGCACTGGGC ATGGCCAAGGGCACCGTCCAGACCGGCCTGGACACTTCAAAGACCGTCCTGACGGGCACCAAGGACACCCTATCTACTGGGCTCACAGGCGCACTGGTCATGGCCAAGGGCACGGTCCAGACCGGCCTGGACACCACCAAGAATATTGTCACAGGCACCAAAGACACCGTGTCCGCTGGGGTGACAGGGGCAGTGAACATGGCCAAGGGCACCGTCCAGACCGGCCTGGACACTTCAAAGACCATCCTGACGG GCACCAAGGACACCCTATCTACTGGGCTCACAGGCGCACTGGGCATGACCAAGGGCACCGTCCAGACCGGCCTGGACATCACCAAGAATATTGTCACAGGCACCAAAGACACAATGGCCGCTGGGGTGACAGGGGCAGGGAACGTGGCCAAGGGGGCAGTGCAGACTGGTCTCGGCACCATCCAGAACTGGTTACCTGGCACCCGGGACCCTGTGTGGGGTGGACTCACCAGTTCCAGTGCCCCCCGCAAAGGAGGGGAAGCTCTGTCCCCCGGAGTATCTAGCGCCCCGGCCACACTTGGTGCAGGCCTGGACCTTGTCCGGGAAGCCACCGCTGAAGCAACACGTCCCCAGGGGGCCACCCTGGGCAGGGAGGATGCGGGGCACGTGGCCACCGCGCACGGCCACGAAGGACCCACGAGCTTCGCGACACTCCGGGACGAGCTGAAGGAGCTGGGGGATGTCTTCCGGCCCCTGGATGCCGAGGAGCAAG CCCAGCTTGCCGCCTCCGAGCCTGAGCCAAGGGTGCTCACGGCCGACCAGCGCAGCTACTTTGTGCGTCTGAGCGACCTGGCCCCCGGCTTCCGCCAGCGGGCTTTTGAGCACGCCCTGAGCCACCTGCAACACGGCCAGTTCCAGGCCAGGGCCGCGCTGGCCCAGCTGGAGGACGTCTTCAAGCTG ATTCAGAAGGCCGAGCGGGCTCCAGAGGGCCAGTCACCTCCAGACCAGGGTCCGAGCAGCAGAGCGGAGGAAGGCGCGACGCAAGAG GTGCCGGACGCCGGGGCCCTGTCCAAGGCCTGCAGCCTCATCCAGCAGCTCCACGTGGCCTACAGCTCCCTGGCCTCCGGCCTCCAGGGCCTCCCCGAGGAGCTCCAGCAGCGTGTCGGGCGGGCGCGGCACAGCCTGTGTGAGCTCTACGGCCTGGTCTCCTCGGCCAGCTCGGTCCAGCAGCTGCCGGCAGAGCGCCTGGCCCGGAGCCACGAGGGCGTGGGCCGGGCCTGGCAAGAGCTGGAGCAGATGCTGGACAGCGTGCAGCACGGCCCGCCGCTCTGCTGGCTGGTGGGGCCCTTCGCCCTGCCGCCCGGCGGGCAGCGGCTGTAG
- the PLIN4 gene encoding perilipin-4 isoform X2: MSAQDEGGRDPPKPKGKTLGSFLGSLPGFSSARNLVASAHSSAREVRPVADPAGASAQPQAQAANLEQTAGGEKQRPPSDKMTSGAKDLVSSKMSKTKDTISSGMANVVDTAQGVVHGGLGMTQSALSGAKETVASGVTGAVGVAKGTVQTGLDTSKTVLTGTKDTVCSGVTAAMNVAKGAVQTGLDTSKTVLTGTKDTLSTGLTGALGMAKGTVQTGLDTTKNIVTGTKDTVSAGVTGAVTMAKGTVQTGLDTSKTVLTGTKDTLSTGLTGALGMAKGTVQTGLDTTKNIVTGTKDTVSAGVTGAVNMAKGTVQTGLDTSKTILTGTKDTVSTGLSGAMNMAKGTVQTGLDTTKAVLTGTKDTVCSGVTGAMNVAKGAVQTGLDTSKTVLTGTKDTLSTGLTGALGMAKGTVQTGLDTTKNIVTGTKDTVSAGVTGAVTMAKGTVQTGLDTTKNIVTGTKDTVSAGVTGAVNMAKGTVQTGLDTSKTVLTGTKDTLSTGLTGALGMAKGTVQTGLDTTKNIVTGTKDTVCSGVTGAMNVAKGAVQTGLDTSKTVLTGTKDTLSTGLTGALGMAKGTVQTGLETTKNIVTGTKDTVSAGVTGAVTMAKGTVQTGLDTSKTILTGTKDTLSTGLTGALGMAKGTVQTGLDTTKNIVTGTKDTVSAGVTGAVNMAKGTVQTGLDTSKTILTGTKDTVSAGLSGAMNMAKGTVQTGLDTSKTILTGTKDTVSTGLSGAMNMAKGTVQTGLDTTKNIVTGTKDTVCSGVTGAMNVAKGAVQTGLDTSKTVLTGTKDTLSTGLTGALGMAKGTVQTGLDTSKTVLTGTKDTLSTGLTGALVMAKGTVQTGLDTTKNIVTGTKDTVSAGVTGAVNMAKGTVQTGLDTSKTILTGTKDTLSTGLTGALGMTKGTVQTGLDITKNIVTGTKDTMAAGVTGAGNVAKGAVQTGLGTIQNWLPGTRDPVWGGLTSSSAPRKGGEALSPGVSSAPATLGAGLDLVREATAEATRPQGATLGREDAGHVATAHGHEGPTSFATLRDELKELGDVFRPLDAEEQAQLAASEPEPRVLTADQRSYFVRLSDLAPGFRQRAFEHALSHLQHGQFQARAALAQLEDVFKLIQKAERAPEGQSPPDQGPSSRAEEGATQEVPDAGALSKACSLIQQLHVAYSSLASGLQGLPEELQQRVGRARHSLCELYGLVSSASSVQQLPAERLARSHEGVGRAWQELEQMLDSVQHGPPLCWLVGPFALPPGGQRL; the protein is encoded by the exons ATGTCTGCCCAAGATGAAGGAGGCCGGGATCCTCCCAAACCCAAGGGCAAG ACCCTGGGAAGTTTCTTGGGGTCCCTGCCTGGCTTCAGTTCTGCCCGGAACCTCGTGGCCAGCGCCCACAGTTCTGCGAGAGAGGTCCGGCCGGTCGCCGACCCTGCGGGTGCGTCCGCGCAGCCCCAGGCTCAGG CCGCCAACCTGGAGCAGACGGCCGGCGGGGAGAAGCAGCGGCCGCCTTCAGATAAG ATGACCTCTGGGGCAAAGGACCTGGTGAGCTCCAAGATGAGTAAGACCAAGGACACCATCTCCTCTGGGATGGCCAACGTGGTGGACACAGCTCAAGGTGTGGTGCACGGAGGCCTGGGCATGACCCAGTCTGCCCTCTCAGGTGCCAAGGAGACTGTGGCCAGTGGCGTCACAGGGGCAGTGGGTGTGGCTAAGGGCACGGTCCAGACCGGCCTGGACACTTCAAAGACCGTCCTGACAGGCACCAAGGACACCGTGTGCAGTGGGGTGACTGCAGCCATGAATGTGGCCAAAGGGGCTGTCCAGACCGGCCTGGACACTTCAAAGACCGTCCTGACGGGCACCAAGGACACCCTATCTACTGGGCTCACAGGCGCACTGGGCATGGCCAAGGGCACCGTCCAGACCGGCCTGGACACCACCAAGAATATTGTCACAGGCACCAAAGACACCGTGTCCGCTGGGGTGACAGGGGCAGTGACCATGGCCAAGGGCACCGTCCAGACCGGCCTGGACACTTCAAAGACCGTCCTGACGGGCACCAAGGACACCCTGTCTACTGGGCTCACAGGCGCACTGGGCATGGCCAAGGGCACCGTCCAGACCGGCCTGGACACCACCAAGAATATTGTCACAGGCACTAAAGACACAGTGTCCGCTGGGGTGACAGGGGCAGTGAAC ATGGCCAAGGGCACCGTCCAGACCGGCCTGGACACTTCAAAGACCATCCTGACGGGTACCAAGGACACTGTGTCCACGGGGCTCTCGGGGGCAATGAACATGGCCAAGGGCACCGTCCAGACTGGCCTGGACACCACCAAGGCTGTCCTGACAGGCACCAAGGACACCGTGTGCAGTGGGGTGACTGGAGCCATGAATGTGGCCAAAGGGGCTGTCCAGACCGGCCTGGACACTTCAAAGACCGTCCTGACGGGCACCAAGGACACCCTATCTACTGGGCTCACAGGTGCACTGGGCATGGCCAAGGGCACGGTCCAGACCGGCCTGGACACCACCAAGAATATTGTCACAGGCACCAAAGACACCGTGTCCGCTGGGGTGACAGGGGCAGTGACCATGGCCAAGGGCACGGTCCAGACCGGCCTGGACACCACCAAGAATATTGTCACAGGCACCAAAGACACCGTGTCCGCTGGGGTGACAGGGGCAGTGAACATGGCCAAGGGCACGGTCCAGACCGGCCTGGACACTTCAAAGACCGTCCTGACGGGCACCAAGGACACCCTGTCTACTGGGCTCACAGGTGCACTGGGCATGGCCAAGGGCACCGTCCAGACCGGCCTGGACACCACCAAGAATATTGTCACAGGCACCAAAGACACCGTGTGCAGTGGGGTGACTGGAGCCATGAATGTGGCCAAAGGGGCTGTCCAGACCGGCCTGGACACTTCAAAGACCGTCCTGACGGGCACCAAGGACACCCTATCTACTGGGCTCACAGGCGCACTGGGCATGGCCAAGGGCACCGTCCAGACTGGCCTGGAAACCACCAAGAATATTGTCACAGGCACCAAAGACACCGTGTCCGCTGGGGTGACAGGGGCAGTGACCATGGCCAAGGGCACGGTCCAGACCGGCCTGGACACTTCAAAGACCATCCTGACGGGCACCAAG GACACCCTATCTACTGGGCTCACAGGCGCACTGGGCATGGCCAAGGGCACCGTCCAGACCGGCCTGGACACCACCAAGAATATTGTCACAGGCACCAAAGACACCGTGTCCGCTGGGGTGACAGGGGCAGTGAACATGGCCAAGGGCACCGTCCAGACCGGCCTGGACACTTCAAAGACCATCCTGACGGGTACCAAGGACACTGTGTCCGCGGGGCTCTCTGGGGCAATGAACATGGCCAAGGGCACCGTCCAGACCGGCCTGGACACTTCAAAGACCATCCTGACGGGTACCAAGGACACTGTGTCCACGGGGCTCTCGGGGGCAATGAACATGGCCAAGGGCACCGTCCAGACTGGCCTGGACACCACCAAGAATATTGTCACAGGCACCAAAGACACCGTGTGCAGTGGGGTGACTGGAGCCATGAATGTGGCCAAAGGGGCTGTCCAGACCGGCCTGGACACTTCAAAGACCGTCCTGACGGGCACCAAGGACACCCTGTCTACTGGGCTCACAGGTGCACTGGGC ATGGCCAAGGGCACCGTCCAGACCGGCCTGGACACTTCAAAGACCGTCCTGACGGGCACCAAGGACACCCTATCTACTGGGCTCACAGGCGCACTGGTCATGGCCAAGGGCACGGTCCAGACCGGCCTGGACACCACCAAGAATATTGTCACAGGCACCAAAGACACCGTGTCCGCTGGGGTGACAGGGGCAGTGAACATGGCCAAGGGCACCGTCCAGACCGGCCTGGACACTTCAAAGACCATCCTGACGG GCACCAAGGACACCCTATCTACTGGGCTCACAGGCGCACTGGGCATGACCAAGGGCACCGTCCAGACCGGCCTGGACATCACCAAGAATATTGTCACAGGCACCAAAGACACAATGGCCGCTGGGGTGACAGGGGCAGGGAACGTGGCCAAGGGGGCAGTGCAGACTGGTCTCGGCACCATCCAGAACTGGTTACCTGGCACCCGGGACCCTGTGTGGGGTGGACTCACCAGTTCCAGTGCCCCCCGCAAAGGAGGGGAAGCTCTGTCCCCCGGAGTATCTAGCGCCCCGGCCACACTTGGTGCAGGCCTGGACCTTGTCCGGGAAGCCACCGCTGAAGCAACACGTCCCCAGGGGGCCACCCTGGGCAGGGAGGATGCGGGGCACGTGGCCACCGCGCACGGCCACGAAGGACCCACGAGCTTCGCGACACTCCGGGACGAGCTGAAGGAGCTGGGGGATGTCTTCCGGCCCCTGGATGCCGAGGAGCAAG CCCAGCTTGCCGCCTCCGAGCCTGAGCCAAGGGTGCTCACGGCCGACCAGCGCAGCTACTTTGTGCGTCTGAGCGACCTGGCCCCCGGCTTCCGCCAGCGGGCTTTTGAGCACGCCCTGAGCCACCTGCAACACGGCCAGTTCCAGGCCAGGGCCGCGCTGGCCCAGCTGGAGGACGTCTTCAAGCTG ATTCAGAAGGCCGAGCGGGCTCCAGAGGGCCAGTCACCTCCAGACCAGGGTCCGAGCAGCAGAGCGGAGGAAGGCGCGACGCAAGAG GTGCCGGACGCCGGGGCCCTGTCCAAGGCCTGCAGCCTCATCCAGCAGCTCCACGTGGCCTACAGCTCCCTGGCCTCCGGCCTCCAGGGCCTCCCCGAGGAGCTCCAGCAGCGTGTCGGGCGGGCGCGGCACAGCCTGTGTGAGCTCTACGGCCTGGTCTCCTCGGCCAGCTCGGTCCAGCAGCTGCCGGCAGAGCGCCTGGCCCGGAGCCACGAGGGCGTGGGCCGGGCCTGGCAAGAGCTGGAGCAGATGCTGGACAGCGTGCAGCACGGCCCGCCGCTCTGCTGGCTGGTGGGGCCCTTCGCCCTGCCGCCCGGCGGGCAGCGGCTGTAG